Within the Salinimonas marina genome, the region CCGCCTTTTTGGTAGCTTTGGACGGGGCCGGGTTGATATCTTTGATACCGGCCGGCTCCAATTCGTCTGCAGTGTAAACGCCCAGGATTGCTTCGGGGCAGTACAGACGGGCAAAACGTTTACTGGCCAGGTATGCCAGCTGTTGTTTCGGATCCGCCGCCCACAGGGTTGAATTACGCACCTGGGCCTGAGTCAGTAACAGGGTTAATTCCCGCGGCTCACTTTCACCACGTAGCGTGGCTGATATGGTGATACCCAGCCCGTCTTCGTCTTTATCAGACCATGCCGGCACCTTGTAAGGCTTGCCGCTTTGGTTGGTCTTGGTAGTGAACTTGCCCAGGATCTTTTCCCATGCCCCGAACCAGTCATAATGAAATGACCCGGTAATGCGGCCAGAGGTCTGAAGTACCGCTGTTACCAGCTGGGCTTCGTAACCCAACACGCCATTAATCAAACAGGTTTTTTGGCCTACCACGAAAGGATCCAGGCCCCACCGCAAAGCTTGCATGGTGATAGCGAAGCAATCCGCCTTATTGCCGCGTAGATGGTTTGGTACCGTGGATACACCACTGGCCATGTAATCGGCGTACTTTTCTACCATGCTCATATACTGGGCATTCATCATCATGTTAGCCATTGGATTGGCCAGCGATAAATCACCGCCC harbors:
- a CDS encoding RecT family recombinase, translating into MNLSIAQSNDQASPMGGDLSLANPMANMMMNAQYMSMVEKYADYMASGVSTVPNHLRGNKADCFAITMQALRWGLDPFVVGQKTCLINGVLGYEAQLVTAVLQTSGRITGSFHYDWFGAWEKILGKFTTKTNQSGKPYKVPAWSDKDEDGLGITISATLRGESEPRELTLLLTQAQVRNSTLWAADPKQQLAYLASKRFARLYCPEAILGVYTADELEPAGIKDINPAPSKATKKAAAKAVVEKYTEEVASEELSGLAVDFLSAIEGTESLMELEKVTGEVTGAIETGAVSDFERSHLLDAYKRRKKALTAAAADTNE